Proteins co-encoded in one Papaver somniferum cultivar HN1 chromosome 5, ASM357369v1, whole genome shotgun sequence genomic window:
- the LOC113284202 gene encoding COX assembly mitochondrial protein 2 homolog → MHPPLTLHRHPMCAEIIEEFQKCHIHHPYAKFFGECTDLKIKLDRCFRQEKAVKRKANFEESKKLKERLQAYRKETAEAEQ, encoded by the exons ATGCATCCTCCTTTAACCTTGCATAGGCACCCAATGTGCGCGGAG ATAATTGAGGAGTTCCAAAAATGTCACATACACCATCCTTATGCAAAATTCTTTGGTGAGTGTACAGATTTGAAGATAAAGCTTGATCGTTGTTTCCGTCAAGAA AAAGCTGTGAAGCGAAAAGCAAATTTTGAAGAGAGTAAAAAGTTGAAGGAGAGACTGCAAGCATACAGAAAAGAAACCGCCGAAGCAGAGCAATGA